The Oscillatoria sp. FACHB-1407 genome includes a region encoding these proteins:
- a CDS encoding sulfurtransferase, whose product MTELTIAPLLSPQWLIEHLDDPQVAIADCRFSLADPNLGRQQYQTNHIPGAYYFDLNRDLSSPVGQHGGRHPLPDSRRLAQTLAALGMDSTDPNRSKLVVAYDDSRFAFAARFWWLLKYFGYDRVAILDGGFQAWQAAGYPVTQDIPQAQMGQFVPRLRPDLIVDINVVKARKDNPGVILVDSREEERYRGEREPIDPIAGHIPGAVNYPWQAVTNEQGFGRSPEEQQQRWSELKDAEEVIVYCGSGVTACVNLVSMAIAGLPMGKLYVGSWSDWCSYCEKDEK is encoded by the coding sequence ATGACAGAACTGACAATTGCCCCGTTGCTTTCACCGCAGTGGTTAATCGAGCACCTAGATGATCCCCAAGTGGCGATCGCCGACTGTCGCTTTTCTCTGGCTGATCCCAATCTGGGACGACAACAATATCAGACCAACCACATTCCTGGTGCCTATTACTTCGACCTCAACCGGGATCTATCGAGTCCTGTGGGACAGCATGGTGGACGGCATCCATTGCCTGATTCCAGGCGACTGGCTCAAACATTAGCGGCTTTAGGAATGGATTCTACCGATCCAAACCGCTCTAAATTGGTTGTTGCCTATGACGACTCACGCTTTGCTTTTGCGGCTCGGTTTTGGTGGCTATTGAAATACTTTGGTTATGACCGAGTGGCAATTTTAGATGGGGGTTTTCAGGCTTGGCAGGCAGCGGGTTATCCGGTGACGCAAGACATTCCCCAAGCCCAAATGGGTCAGTTTGTGCCTCGCCTGCGCCCTGACCTGATAGTTGATATTAACGTTGTCAAAGCCCGTAAAGATAACCCTGGAGTTATTTTGGTAGACTCTCGCGAAGAAGAGCGATATCGAGGTGAGCGGGAGCCAATTGACCCGATCGCAGGTCACATTCCCGGTGCGGTCAACTATCCGTGGCAAGCAGTGACCAATGAGCAAGGCTTTGGGCGATCGCCTGAGGAACAACAACAGCGATGGTCAGAGCTAAAAGATGCAGAGGAGGTCATTGTCTATTGCGGTTCTGGTGTGACTGCCTGCGTCAATCTGGTATCGATGGCGATCGCGGGGCTTCCTATGGGGAAACTCTATGTCGGTAGTTGGAGTGATTGGTGCTCCTATTGTGAGAAGGATGAGAAATGA
- a CDS encoding CHASE2 domain-containing protein: MQRMGRSPEGHVNDRGRKSKTAWVNLTQMSYLLVGVWASLGAIATAINFIPALGLERQTQILFFSIRGTVSPPDDIVILAMDQESLSQGETYQRDPDRHPEFAPLETWPWRRAAYAVVIEKLLAAGARSVSLDVILADPSSYGLEDDLVLRDVIQRYPDRVVLANLYETFGTPEGELGQIVNPNPDFEATPQNLGLINFSPDPDGRVYRFGEVFIDRVVVPQGLGEGIDSFAAATVQLSRPSDDPQVTVRPAGEHIFFYGPPATFKRVSFWSVLDPANWEFHLREQTFRDKIVVVGPTASYFQDFVRTPFSEMMPGVELHANAIASLLENRAIGEAIPSAPLRGLLVFIGVAGIGIGFNRFLKRPDSQMIAALGFALAWGTLGYISFTVANLIVPTAIPVVAIALSGISSLTTGAISNRLEQLRLRQTLERYVAAPIVHEILTNYSEAYQALLKGRKVRAAVLFCDIRGFTTFSLQLEPEQLVEQLNDYLNAMVEAILDAGGTVDKFIGDAVMAEFGSPISQGEENDALNAVRAALGMRRALVKLHQQWKQQGKVLFFNGIGINFGEALAGDIGSVRRREYALIGDAVNVASRVEGLTRKFWTDILITESLYQLVKEHVDAVCVGEHQLKGREQDLVQLYSLIGLKGEDQTPYRYIHEHLRSQKTFKETKE; the protein is encoded by the coding sequence ATGCAAAGGATGGGGCGATCGCCAGAGGGTCACGTCAACGACCGAGGCAGAAAGTCAAAAACAGCATGGGTTAATCTGACGCAAATGAGTTATTTGCTTGTCGGAGTTTGGGCATCACTAGGGGCGATCGCCACTGCCATTAATTTCATCCCTGCACTAGGGTTAGAACGACAAACCCAAATTCTCTTTTTCTCGATTCGAGGGACAGTTTCCCCACCAGATGACATCGTCATTCTGGCAATGGATCAGGAGTCGCTATCTCAAGGGGAAACCTATCAGCGCGATCCAGACCGTCATCCAGAATTTGCCCCACTGGAAACCTGGCCCTGGCGACGGGCTGCCTATGCCGTTGTCATTGAAAAACTCCTGGCAGCAGGGGCGCGATCGGTTTCTCTAGATGTCATCCTGGCAGACCCCAGCAGCTACGGTCTGGAAGATGACCTGGTTCTGCGCGACGTGATACAGCGATATCCCGATCGAGTTGTCTTAGCCAATTTGTATGAAACCTTTGGTACCCCCGAAGGGGAGTTGGGGCAAATCGTTAACCCCAATCCTGATTTTGAAGCCACCCCTCAAAATCTGGGATTGATTAACTTTTCTCCTGATCCTGATGGCAGAGTTTACCGATTTGGTGAAGTTTTTATCGATCGAGTAGTTGTTCCTCAGGGCTTGGGCGAGGGCATTGATTCGTTTGCGGCTGCCACTGTACAACTCAGTCGCCCCTCCGACGATCCCCAGGTTACTGTCCGTCCTGCGGGTGAACATATTTTCTTCTACGGTCCTCCAGCAACGTTTAAGCGGGTTTCGTTTTGGAGTGTGCTTGACCCTGCAAATTGGGAGTTTCACCTGCGAGAGCAAACCTTTCGAGACAAGATTGTTGTAGTTGGTCCAACAGCAAGTTATTTTCAAGACTTTGTTCGGACTCCCTTTTCGGAAATGATGCCTGGAGTCGAGTTACACGCCAATGCGATCGCCTCTTTATTAGAAAATCGAGCCATTGGTGAGGCGATTCCCAGTGCTCCTCTGCGAGGTTTGCTGGTGTTTATTGGGGTAGCAGGCATTGGCATTGGGTTTAACCGTTTTCTCAAGCGACCGGACTCTCAAATGATTGCTGCTCTGGGGTTTGCCCTGGCGTGGGGCACATTGGGCTATATCAGCTTCACCGTTGCTAATCTGATTGTGCCAACGGCTATACCTGTTGTGGCGATCGCCCTTTCTGGCATCTCCAGTTTGACCACCGGAGCGATTAGCAATCGGTTAGAACAACTACGGTTGAGACAAACGCTAGAGCGTTATGTCGCAGCCCCGATCGTTCATGAAATTTTGACCAACTATTCAGAGGCTTATCAAGCTCTATTGAAGGGGCGTAAAGTCAGAGCGGCAGTGCTGTTTTGTGATATTCGAGGGTTTACTACCTTCTCTTTGCAACTGGAGCCAGAACAACTCGTCGAACAACTCAACGACTACCTCAACGCTATGGTAGAAGCTATTTTGGATGCCGGGGGGACGGTTGATAAATTTATCGGTGATGCGGTTATGGCAGAGTTTGGCTCCCCCATTTCTCAAGGCGAAGAAAACGACGCATTAAATGCGGTACGAGCCGCGTTAGGGATGAGACGGGCACTCGTCAAGTTGCATCAACAATGGAAACAACAGGGCAAGGTCTTGTTCTTTAACGGCATTGGTATTAACTTTGGCGAGGCTTTGGCAGGGGATATCGGCTCAGTACGACGCCGCGAATATGCCCTGATTGGAGATGCAGTTAACGTTGCTAGCCGGGTTGAGGGGTTGACCCGCAAATTCTGGACAGACATTCTTATTACTGAATCGCTGTATCAGTTAGTCAAAGAGCACGTTGATGCCGTCTGTGTAGGGGAACATCAACTCAAAGGACGGGAACAGGATCTAGTGCAGCTCTATAGCTTAATTGGATTGAAAGGTGAGGACCAAACTCCCTATCGCTATATCCATGAACACCTGCGGAGCCAAAAGACTTTTAAGGAAACCAAGGAATAG
- a CDS encoding FecR domain-containing protein produces MFSQLGQALFNMWQRSQIRYFAFGLFLCLVLGSLSSPLMAQSIDRATVIEILDSNQVFIQENQARVNDVANRGQRVRTARARANLRYNTGAVLRLVSNTSLTVGECARLDRGVVLVSGAVNGCTPSFTAGVRGTTYVMEVNDDGDAQVKVLEGEVVVARQAIAEAGTDSPDTLIAPVTDEPTASSPEDGDRVVLTAGQKVTTHRGDRRLGPVQQLTLEEFLEILRGELIEGFAEQIPGIEAVRGAFQRLYPDVPFPVQAPGLPIPRPRLPF; encoded by the coding sequence GTGTTTAGTCAACTGGGGCAAGCCCTGTTCAACATGTGGCAACGGTCACAAATTCGCTATTTTGCATTTGGGTTGTTTCTTTGTTTAGTCCTGGGGTCGTTGTCGTCTCCGTTAATGGCACAGTCCATTGACCGGGCGACGGTAATCGAGATTTTGGATAGTAACCAGGTTTTTATCCAGGAGAATCAGGCGCGAGTGAATGATGTAGCCAACCGAGGGCAACGAGTGCGAACAGCACGGGCAAGAGCCAATTTGAGGTATAACACGGGTGCAGTATTACGGTTGGTGTCGAATACGAGCTTAACGGTAGGAGAGTGTGCTCGTCTGGATCGGGGGGTCGTCCTCGTCAGTGGAGCAGTTAATGGTTGTACTCCGTCATTCACAGCAGGAGTTCGAGGTACTACCTATGTCATGGAAGTGAATGACGATGGCGATGCACAGGTGAAAGTCCTGGAGGGAGAGGTTGTTGTCGCTCGTCAGGCTATTGCTGAAGCCGGGACAGACTCACCGGATACGTTAATAGCCCCTGTAACAGATGAGCCTACAGCTAGCTCTCCTGAGGATGGCGATCGCGTCGTGTTAACAGCTGGACAGAAGGTTACAACTCACCGGGGCGATCGCCGCTTGGGTCCCGTTCAACAACTCACCCTAGAAGAGTTTCTAGAGATTTTACGCGGTGAGTTGATCGAGGGCTTTGCTGAGCAAATTCCCGGTATAGAAGCAGTTCGGGGAGCATTTCAGCGGTTGTATCCAGATGTGCCATTCCCAGTTCAAGCACCGGGACTGCCTATTCCTCGACCTCGGCTTCCGTTTTAG